One part of the Marinobacter sp. M3C genome encodes these proteins:
- a CDS encoding DUF1631 domain-containing protein: MQDKKVVNITGQGSTSRFFLPTALIRLRDASAQSIRTVLNQFFDRADDALFELADRASTDQEQTRYFDAMRELRLRRKSMTVAVLHHVSQAFNDIGKFRPQSTVPGLGSVDEGSLSLLDHAELEQQVAIDNMVTKLRYQYSEALRHLSLRVRHLLPGVTLEDDQMPLCPEVLCGGLAAASKDLDVDIKARLIVLKLFDQLLVSSLGEVYHGANVTLIEEGVLPDSKAVSAAQPARSRQGTPVPPPSAAFREAGGYGVGKPQTEAEVSAATFSQLSALLRQGQAASGEGHAHASGGQWLQTDALLARLNQVQTAFGNDASAPLVPLNQQLQPVLQSSSGQSLRPGQVDNDVINLVAMLFEFILDDRHLHSVMKSLLARLQIPVLKVALTDKNFFNRGGHPARKLLNEMALAATGWTEKRPGQRDPLLDKISAVVNRILADFSTDVSLFNELLDDFNRFSDLDQRRSDLVEQRLRDAEEGRARHEQAISDAKELLHKAMDGRLLPEPVQNMLNGPWGHYLHWLALHESTDNKAWQRAKALTEQLIWTIDPVPLTATTHELLQQAIPHVIEQLRGALEGVAWDGLSVETMIRDLELAHLDVFQRLVIAPGEAADVSQPTPALPVAADDPKEAVVARAPEPEVSEPTRAQPVVADEWLAKADSLRVGCWLELNRDGSQIRCKLAAFIRAVDKYIFVNRSGAKVAEYRRNELAEMMARGHIEILDDGLIFDRALESIIDNLRTSRRF, translated from the coding sequence GTGCAGGACAAAAAAGTTGTCAACATCACGGGACAGGGTTCAACGTCCCGCTTTTTTTTGCCGACTGCGTTAATTCGGCTACGGGACGCGTCTGCCCAGAGTATCCGTACGGTGCTGAATCAATTTTTTGACCGCGCTGACGATGCTCTGTTCGAACTCGCCGATCGCGCCAGCACTGATCAGGAACAAACCCGCTATTTTGACGCCATGCGCGAACTTCGGCTGCGTCGCAAGTCGATGACGGTAGCGGTGTTGCATCACGTCAGTCAGGCCTTCAATGATATTGGCAAGTTCCGCCCGCAGAGCACCGTTCCGGGCCTCGGCAGTGTGGATGAAGGTTCTCTTAGCCTGCTGGATCACGCCGAACTTGAGCAACAGGTGGCCATCGATAATATGGTCACAAAACTGCGCTATCAATACAGTGAAGCGTTACGTCACCTGAGCTTGCGCGTGCGCCATCTATTACCCGGTGTGACTCTGGAAGACGACCAGATGCCGTTGTGCCCGGAAGTGCTGTGCGGTGGACTGGCCGCGGCCAGCAAAGACCTTGATGTTGACATAAAAGCACGGCTGATAGTGTTGAAATTGTTTGACCAACTGCTGGTGAGCAGCCTCGGCGAGGTGTATCACGGCGCCAATGTGACTCTGATAGAAGAAGGCGTTCTGCCTGACAGCAAAGCGGTCAGCGCGGCGCAACCGGCTCGCAGCCGCCAGGGCACGCCGGTGCCGCCGCCATCAGCAGCGTTCCGAGAGGCGGGCGGGTATGGTGTGGGAAAACCTCAGACAGAGGCAGAGGTTTCAGCCGCTACTTTTTCGCAACTGAGCGCGCTGCTGCGGCAGGGTCAGGCTGCATCTGGTGAGGGTCACGCTCATGCCAGTGGCGGGCAATGGTTGCAAACCGACGCCCTGCTGGCTCGGCTGAACCAGGTTCAGACCGCATTTGGCAATGACGCCAGTGCGCCGCTGGTACCTCTGAACCAGCAGCTGCAACCGGTGTTACAGAGTTCGTCTGGTCAGTCACTGCGGCCCGGCCAGGTGGACAACGACGTCATCAATCTGGTGGCTATGCTGTTCGAGTTTATTCTGGACGACCGCCATTTGCATTCGGTGATGAAAAGCCTGTTGGCACGGTTGCAGATACCGGTGCTGAAAGTGGCGTTAACAGACAAGAATTTCTTCAACCGTGGTGGCCATCCCGCACGCAAGTTGCTTAACGAAATGGCACTGGCCGCCACCGGCTGGACTGAAAAACGCCCCGGTCAGCGTGACCCACTACTGGATAAAATCAGCGCGGTGGTAAACCGGATACTGGCGGATTTTTCCACAGACGTATCGCTGTTTAACGAATTGTTGGACGATTTCAACCGGTTTTCTGATCTGGACCAGCGCCGCAGTGATTTGGTAGAGCAGCGCCTGCGGGACGCAGAAGAAGGCCGTGCGCGCCATGAACAGGCAATCTCAGACGCCAAAGAGCTGCTGCACAAGGCAATGGATGGCCGGCTATTACCCGAGCCGGTGCAAAATATGCTGAATGGCCCCTGGGGCCATTACCTGCATTGGCTAGCGCTCCATGAAAGCACCGACAATAAGGCTTGGCAGCGAGCCAAGGCGCTAACCGAGCAGCTGATCTGGACCATTGACCCGGTACCCCTGACGGCAACGACCCATGAGTTGTTACAGCAAGCCATACCGCACGTTATTGAGCAGTTACGCGGGGCTTTGGAAGGTGTGGCCTGGGATGGTTTGTCGGTAGAAACGATGATCCGTGATCTGGAACTGGCACATCTTGACGTGTTCCAGCGCTTGGTGATTGCGCCCGGTGAGGCCGCCGACGTCAGTCAGCCGACGCCTGCCTTGCCAGTTGCCGCAGATGACCCCAAAGAAGCGGTGGTTGCCCGGGCGCCCGAGCCGGAGGTTTCAGAGCCCACAAGGGCTCAACCGGTTGTTGCCGATGAATGGCTGGCTAAAGCCGATAGTTTGCGAGTGGGTTGCTGGCTTGAATTAAATCGCGATGGCAGTCAGATTCGCTGTAAGCTGGCGGCATTTATCCGGGCGGTAGATAAGTACATATTTGTAAATCGCAGCGGCGCCAAAGTCGCCGAATACCGCCGCAACGAGCTGGCGGAAATGATGGCCCGAGGCCATATTGAAATACTGGACGATGGTTTGATTTTTGACCGGGCTCTGGAGTCGATTATTGACAACTTACGCACCAGTCGCCGCTTTTGA
- the nadC gene encoding carboxylating nicotinate-nucleotide diphosphorylase, with amino-acid sequence MISAELLRQSRIETVAHSLREDIGDGDITAQLIAADTRAGGRVITREHAVIAGREWVDEVFRQVDRDVVLDWQVEDGQRVEPGQLLFRMNGLARSLLTAERAALNWLQTLSAVATLAARYAALISHTRTQLLDTRKTLPGLRLAQKYAITCGGCSNHRLGLWDAFLIKENHIAACGSIAAAVRAARELAPGKPVEVETENLNELQQALDAGADIIMLDEFSLADMRTAVAQTAGKAKLEASGGIDDSTLVAIAETGVDFISLGTLTKNLRAVDLSMRLDA; translated from the coding sequence ATGATCAGTGCCGAACTTCTGCGCCAGTCTAGAATTGAAACGGTTGCCCACAGTCTGCGCGAAGACATTGGCGACGGTGACATTACGGCACAACTTATCGCCGCTGACACCCGCGCCGGCGGCCGCGTGATTACCCGCGAACACGCCGTTATTGCCGGCCGCGAATGGGTAGATGAAGTATTCCGTCAGGTTGATCGCGACGTTGTTCTGGACTGGCAGGTGGAAGACGGCCAACGCGTCGAACCCGGTCAGCTGCTGTTCCGTATGAACGGCCTGGCCCGCAGCCTGCTGACTGCCGAGCGTGCGGCCTTAAACTGGCTTCAAACCCTGTCTGCAGTCGCCACCCTCGCCGCCCGTTACGCGGCGCTGATCAGCCACACCCGTACGCAATTACTGGATACCCGCAAAACTCTGCCTGGCTTACGCCTGGCGCAAAAATACGCGATCACCTGTGGCGGCTGCAGTAATCATCGTTTGGGATTGTGGGACGCTTTTCTGATCAAAGAAAACCACATTGCGGCCTGCGGTTCTATTGCGGCCGCTGTGCGTGCAGCGCGGGAACTGGCGCCGGGCAAACCGGTAGAAGTAGAAACCGAAAATCTGAACGAACTGCAACAGGCACTGGATGCCGGTGCCGACATCATCATGCTTGACGAGTTTTCTCTGGCGGATATGCGCACAGCAGTGGCCCAAACTGCGGGTAAGGCAAAGCTTGAAGCCTCTGGCGGCATTGACGACAGCACCTTGGTGGCCATTGCCGAAACCGGTGTCGACTTTATCTCTTTGGGCACGCTGACAAAAAACCTGCGGGCCGTAGACCTGTCCATGCGCCTAGACGCCTGA
- a CDS encoding YqcC family protein: protein MTAAPDSSGQAYQVADRLLAIEIQLRQMNCWQSEPLAAEKYLSREPFCLDTMSFEQWLQFVLLARLKQLVEDAQPLPTVSGVAPMAEEHYRRGSGPGQALIRELAALDELLGAKPC from the coding sequence ATGACAGCCGCACCCGACAGCTCTGGCCAGGCCTATCAGGTTGCCGACCGTCTGTTAGCCATTGAAATTCAGCTGCGCCAGATGAATTGCTGGCAAAGCGAGCCTCTGGCGGCGGAAAAGTACCTCAGCCGCGAGCCGTTCTGCCTGGATACGATGAGCTTTGAACAATGGTTGCAGTTTGTGCTTTTGGCGCGGCTAAAACAGCTGGTTGAAGATGCTCAGCCGTTACCCACGGTCAGCGGCGTGGCGCCAATGGCAGAAGAGCACTATCGCAGGGGCTCTGGCCCCGGGCAGGCTTTGATCCGTGAACTGGCCGCTTTGGACGAACTGCTGGGAGCGAAGCCCTGCTGA
- a CDS encoding ParA family protein: MRRVVFNQKGGVGKSSITCNLAAISAARGKRTLVVDLDPQGNSTHYLMGRPATELDNNAADLLEQTLAFTVFNRRPEESFVHATPFENLWVLPSSPELEFLERKLEAKHKIYKLREALKKLDQHFDDIYIDTAPALNFYTRSALIGAQRCLIPFDCDDFARQALYSIIHEIQELQEDHNPELSIEGIVANQFQARASLPSKLLAELEQEGLPVLSVRLSSSVKMKESHQCHQPLIHMAPRHPLTQQFEDLYRLLHGEPLMADAALTAQK; the protein is encoded by the coding sequence ATGAGACGTGTGGTATTCAATCAGAAAGGCGGTGTCGGTAAGTCCAGTATTACCTGCAACCTGGCCGCGATCAGTGCGGCCCGCGGCAAGCGCACGTTAGTGGTTGATCTGGACCCGCAGGGTAATTCAACCCATTACCTGATGGGTCGGCCTGCCACCGAGCTCGATAATAACGCGGCTGATTTGCTTGAGCAGACCTTGGCGTTCACGGTGTTCAACCGGCGCCCGGAAGAGTCGTTTGTGCACGCGACGCCTTTTGAGAACCTCTGGGTGTTGCCTTCAAGCCCGGAGCTGGAGTTTCTCGAACGTAAACTTGAAGCCAAGCACAAAATCTACAAACTGCGTGAAGCCTTGAAAAAGCTGGATCAACATTTCGACGACATTTACATTGATACCGCGCCGGCGCTGAATTTTTATACCCGCTCGGCGCTGATTGGTGCCCAGCGCTGCCTGATTCCGTTTGATTGTGATGATTTCGCGCGCCAAGCGCTGTACAGCATCATTCACGAAATTCAGGAACTGCAGGAGGACCACAACCCGGAGTTGAGTATTGAGGGCATTGTTGCCAATCAGTTTCAGGCCCGCGCCAGTCTGCCGTCCAAGCTGTTGGCTGAATTGGAGCAGGAAGGTTTGCCGGTATTGTCGGTTCGCTTGTCTAGCTCAGTGAAAATGAAAGAGTCCCATCAGTGTCATCAGCCGCTGATTCATATGGCGCCGCGACACCCTCTAACCCAACAGTTCGAAGACCTGTACCGGCTGCTTCACGGCGAACCACTGATGGCCGATGCAGCGCTGACGGCGCAAAAATGA
- the hda gene encoding DnaA regulatory inactivator Hda, whose amino-acid sequence MEGQVVVTSSQLILGVKLRDDARFDNFHGERNAAVAKRLQQACQPPVTVPVLLLCGDSDTGKSHLLQALCHYAESQSLSAVCISITELGPFGPDALTGLEQFNLVCLDDLDSVVGQTGWEEAVFHLYNRMLDAGHQLVVSLSDVPASLPFILPDLSSRLSHGLTLQLGIYRDSDRKRILMARAEQRGLVMADDVAGFILRRAPRQLGELLAILDSLDENSLQAQRRLTIPFVKTVMNW is encoded by the coding sequence ATGGAGGGCCAGGTTGTCGTGACAAGTTCACAGCTCATTCTGGGTGTTAAATTGCGTGACGATGCCCGTTTCGACAACTTCCACGGCGAGCGCAACGCGGCCGTGGCCAAGCGTTTGCAGCAGGCTTGTCAGCCTCCGGTAACGGTTCCAGTGTTGTTGTTGTGTGGCGATTCTGATACTGGCAAAAGCCACCTGTTACAGGCCCTGTGCCATTACGCTGAAAGCCAGTCGTTATCAGCGGTTTGCATCAGCATTACCGAGCTGGGGCCGTTTGGACCAGATGCGCTTACCGGGCTCGAGCAATTTAACCTGGTGTGCCTGGACGATTTGGACAGCGTTGTTGGTCAGACCGGCTGGGAAGAGGCCGTTTTTCATCTTTACAACCGCATGCTGGATGCCGGTCACCAGCTTGTTGTGAGCTTGTCGGACGTGCCCGCATCTTTACCGTTCATTTTGCCCGATTTGTCTTCTCGCCTTAGCCACGGCTTGACTCTGCAGCTGGGTATTTACCGCGATTCAGATCGCAAGCGTATTCTGATGGCCCGCGCAGAGCAGCGAGGGCTGGTGATGGCTGACGACGTTGCCGGATTTATTCTGCGCCGCGCACCGCGACAGCTGGGTGAGCTGCTGGCCATTCTGGACTCGCTGGACGAAAATTCGTTGCAAGCCCAGCGCCGGCTGACCATTCCGTTTGTAAAAACCGTAATGAACTGGTAA
- the pgsA gene encoding CDP-diacylglycerol--glycerol-3-phosphate 3-phosphatidyltransferase, translated as MSLHHWRWIPNALTFLRIALIAPFAMELHAGNYSIALIIFTVAAVTDGVDGYLARRFNWRSRFGAIVDPLADKALLISAYLMLALGGVFPLWLFLLVLGRDLLIVCGALIFHYGIGRFEMAPSLLGKFNTAIQILAVLLVMLLQVIIMTPPWINSALVWIVAVFTVLSGAHYLLAWSLRAWRARLS; from the coding sequence TTGAGTTTGCATCATTGGCGCTGGATTCCAAATGCTCTAACCTTTCTGCGTATCGCGTTGATTGCTCCGTTTGCTATGGAGTTGCACGCAGGCAATTATTCCATAGCATTGATTATTTTTACTGTGGCAGCGGTGACTGACGGCGTGGATGGGTATCTGGCCCGCCGCTTTAACTGGCGCTCCCGCTTTGGCGCCATCGTTGACCCTCTGGCGGACAAAGCTTTACTCATCAGCGCCTATCTGATGTTGGCGCTGGGCGGCGTATTTCCTTTATGGCTGTTTTTGCTGGTGCTGGGGCGTGACCTGTTAATTGTGTGTGGCGCACTGATATTTCACTATGGAATCGGTAGATTCGAAATGGCGCCGAGTCTTTTGGGTAAATTCAACACCGCGATTCAGATTCTTGCAGTGCTGCTGGTAATGCTGTTGCAGGTCATAATTATGACGCCGCCGTGGATAAACTCGGCGCTCGTCTGGATAGTTGCTGTATTCACAGTGCTTAGCGGTGCGCACTATCTGCTCGCTTGGAGCTTACGGGCATGGAGGGCCAGGTTGTCGTGA
- a CDS encoding DUF2066 domain-containing protein has protein sequence MRWVLAAMLLLAAQAQAVPVNNLYSANVALEGSGSEALSASYDAGLREVLVRVAGSRGVLEREDVDRVLAAAESMLTSYQVLNAGAESRVQMSFGAVAVTQALASIQAPVWGANRPLTLAWVALEENGGRALITDIGPLDGASADFRSGLESASRVRGLPLVLPVASAAGNRELLSDIWGQFFSRVRSASNDVGRDVMALVRVSRSGGQWRAGWVMDGFSSDSPGEQTVSSDSPAALAQALVDRWTELYVSRYGASEGDAGKQPTVDLVLQGVTKLADYAEITRALAQINAVDSVAPVEVKGSELTMRLTFSGELDQLRDYITLDSRLVSQPTAAGPSDEQALQALYPVLIYRWQPSPVPAVVR, from the coding sequence GTGCGCTGGGTATTGGCGGCAATGTTGTTGCTGGCGGCTCAGGCTCAGGCAGTACCCGTCAACAATCTGTACTCTGCCAACGTAGCTCTGGAAGGCTCCGGATCAGAGGCGTTATCGGCGTCTTATGACGCAGGGCTGCGTGAGGTGCTGGTGCGTGTTGCCGGTAGCCGTGGAGTATTGGAGCGTGAAGATGTTGATCGGGTACTTGCTGCGGCAGAGTCGATGCTGACGTCTTACCAGGTTTTGAATGCAGGTGCTGAAAGCCGGGTACAGATGAGCTTTGGCGCGGTAGCCGTCACCCAGGCGCTGGCCTCAATTCAGGCGCCGGTGTGGGGTGCCAACCGGCCACTGACCTTGGCTTGGGTTGCGCTTGAAGAAAATGGTGGGAGGGCATTGATTACCGATATCGGCCCTCTTGACGGTGCCAGTGCCGATTTCCGCTCCGGTCTTGAAAGCGCATCGCGGGTCCGCGGCTTGCCCTTGGTGTTACCGGTTGCAAGTGCGGCCGGTAATCGCGAGTTGCTGTCGGATATCTGGGGTCAGTTTTTTAGCCGTGTACGCAGCGCTTCCAATGATGTTGGTCGTGATGTGATGGCGCTGGTGCGGGTGAGTCGTAGCGGTGGTCAGTGGCGCGCGGGTTGGGTGATGGACGGCTTCAGTTCTGATAGCCCTGGCGAGCAGACGGTGAGCTCAGATTCGCCGGCCGCCCTGGCGCAGGCCTTAGTTGATCGCTGGACCGAACTTTATGTTAGCCGTTACGGGGCAAGCGAAGGCGATGCTGGTAAACAGCCTACGGTAGATTTGGTACTGCAAGGCGTGACTAAATTAGCGGACTACGCCGAAATAACCCGAGCATTGGCGCAGATTAATGCTGTTGACAGTGTCGCGCCTGTTGAAGTGAAAGGCAGTGAGCTGACCATGCGCCTGACATTCTCTGGTGAGTTGGACCAGCTGCGTGACTACATCACGCTGGATTCCCGCTTGGTGTCGCAGCCAACAGCGGCCGGACCGTCCGACGAACAGGCTCTGCAGGCGCTGTATCCGGTTCTGATCTATCGCTGGCAGCCTTCACCGGTTCCGGCGGTGGTGCGTTAA
- the purM gene encoding phosphoribosylformylglycinamidine cyclo-ligase has protein sequence MSEHKPSLTYRDAGVDIDAGNELVNRIKATAARTRRPEVLGGLGGFGAMVAIPAGYKEPVLVSGTDGVGTKLRLAMQLQKHDTIGIDLVAMCVNDLIVGGAEPLFFLDYYATGKLNVDVAASVVEGIGEGCELAGCALVGGETAEMPGMYEGDDYDLAGFCVGIAERADIIDGSRVRPGDALLAMGSSGPHSNGYSLIRKILEVSNADLNQPIGDTTLAEALMAPTRIYVKNLLKLIRDIDVRALSHITGGGLPENIPRVLPKGTVATIDTASWQLPPVFQWLKDAGGVATEEMYRTFNCGIGMVLCVPQDQLSLTLDTLNAMGETAWHLGTIEAGVDHQADSVVRYQPGLLAI, from the coding sequence ATGAGCGAACACAAGCCTTCTTTAACTTACCGCGACGCCGGCGTTGATATTGACGCCGGCAATGAACTCGTCAACCGCATTAAAGCGACAGCGGCACGCACCCGTCGCCCGGAAGTGCTGGGCGGCCTGGGTGGGTTTGGCGCCATGGTTGCCATTCCTGCTGGCTATAAAGAGCCTGTCCTGGTGTCTGGCACCGACGGCGTAGGCACAAAATTGCGCCTGGCCATGCAGTTACAAAAACACGACACCATCGGCATCGACCTGGTCGCCATGTGCGTGAACGACCTGATTGTGGGTGGCGCCGAGCCCCTGTTTTTCCTGGACTATTACGCCACTGGAAAACTGAACGTAGACGTTGCTGCCAGCGTGGTTGAAGGCATTGGCGAAGGCTGTGAGCTGGCCGGCTGCGCCCTGGTGGGTGGCGAAACCGCCGAAATGCCGGGCATGTACGAAGGTGACGACTACGATCTTGCCGGATTCTGCGTTGGCATAGCCGAACGCGCTGATATTATTGACGGCAGCCGCGTGCGCCCGGGTGATGCCCTGCTGGCGATGGGCTCTTCCGGCCCCCATTCCAACGGCTATTCACTGATCCGCAAAATTTTGGAAGTCAGCAACGCCGATCTGAACCAGCCAATAGGCGATACTACCCTGGCCGAAGCCCTGATGGCCCCGACACGCATCTATGTAAAAAACTTGCTAAAGCTGATTCGCGACATAGACGTTCGTGCTCTGTCACACATTACCGGCGGTGGCCTGCCCGAGAACATACCTCGCGTGCTGCCCAAGGGCACCGTGGCCACAATTGACACCGCCAGCTGGCAGCTACCACCGGTGTTCCAATGGTTAAAAGACGCCGGCGGCGTGGCCACTGAAGAAATGTACCGCACGTTTAACTGCGGCATTGGCATGGTGCTATGCGTTCCACAAGACCAACTGTCGCTGACATTGGATACACTCAATGCCATGGGCGAAACGGCGTGGCATCTTGGTACGATTGAAGCCGGCGTGGATCACCAGGCCGACAGCGTTGTACGCTACCAGCCGGGACTGCTGGCGATATGA
- the purN gene encoding phosphoribosylglycinamide formyltransferase, with the protein MKADPSPRPKILILVSGAGTNLQALIKASRERDYPADIVAVGSNQAKAPALAKAAYANIPTFVIEHGRYGSRDEFDGALMQEIRRHNPDLIVLAGFMRILTEGFVRAFRGQLLNIHPSLLPKYTGLNTHQRALDAGDKVHGVSVHFVTEELDGGPIIAQAQIAVGPDDSAETLAQKAQTQEHVLYPIVVRWCCEGRVQLGAEQVFFDGQALSQPLVLPAN; encoded by the coding sequence ATGAAAGCGGATCCGTCACCGCGCCCCAAGATTCTGATTCTGGTGTCAGGCGCAGGCACCAACCTGCAGGCGTTGATTAAAGCCAGCCGTGAGCGCGACTACCCCGCCGACATAGTGGCGGTTGGCAGCAATCAAGCCAAGGCGCCAGCGCTTGCGAAGGCGGCCTATGCAAACATTCCGACCTTTGTGATTGAGCACGGTCGCTATGGCAGTCGCGATGAATTCGATGGCGCCCTGATGCAGGAAATCCGCCGCCACAATCCGGACCTGATTGTGCTGGCCGGTTTCATGCGCATCCTGACCGAGGGCTTTGTCCGCGCGTTCCGCGGCCAACTGCTGAACATTCATCCTTCGCTGCTACCAAAATACACCGGCCTGAATACCCACCAGCGCGCACTGGACGCCGGTGACAAAGTGCACGGTGTATCTGTGCACTTTGTCACCGAAGAACTGGATGGAGGGCCGATTATCGCTCAGGCCCAAATTGCAGTGGGCCCGGACGACAGCGCTGAAACCCTGGCGCAGAAGGCGCAGACTCAGGAGCATGTGCTTTATCCGATTGTGGTGCGTTGGTGCTGTGAGGGCCGCGTGCAACTCGGTGCTGAACAGGTTTTTTTTGATGGCCAGGCGCTCTCCCAGCCCTTGGTATTGCCGGCAAACTAA
- a CDS encoding DUF3108 domain-containing protein yields the protein MQKKPRIESAFSRLPLLLNLALSVCLAIFTASALAAVEDESSGTAELAPFEASFTASIEKGITLNGSAKRILSNQSNGVWLYRTSVKSFVADIEESVVLKWQDGQVIPLRYRYKLSGLLIRDREETIDFDWEQNLATGRYKGTAFETPLSPGMLDPLGYQLQLHQDLKAGKREMEYRYVRHGRPSEDRFAVIDEGTIETLQGEINALTVEKLRGEGAKRETLMWFAPKFNYALVQLLQTEPDGSRYELNLKSIKQL from the coding sequence ATGCAGAAAAAACCCCGTATTGAATCAGCATTTTCGAGGTTGCCCCTGCTACTCAATCTGGCCTTGTCGGTGTGCCTGGCTATCTTCACCGCGTCTGCGCTGGCGGCGGTTGAGGATGAGTCGTCAGGCACCGCGGAGCTAGCACCTTTCGAGGCTTCTTTTACCGCCTCTATCGAGAAGGGTATTACTTTGAACGGCAGCGCAAAACGCATTCTTAGCAACCAGAGTAATGGCGTTTGGCTTTATCGTACCTCGGTAAAGTCGTTTGTAGCCGATATTGAAGAATCGGTGGTTCTGAAGTGGCAGGACGGTCAGGTCATTCCTCTGCGCTATCGCTATAAGCTGTCAGGTTTGCTAATTCGCGATCGTGAAGAGACCATCGATTTTGACTGGGAGCAAAATCTTGCGACTGGCCGCTATAAAGGCACAGCATTCGAAACTCCCCTCAGCCCTGGCATGCTGGACCCACTAGGCTATCAACTTCAGTTGCACCAGGATCTCAAAGCAGGAAAACGTGAAATGGAATACCGTTATGTGCGCCACGGAAGGCCGAGCGAAGATAGATTCGCGGTGATTGACGAAGGGACGATTGAAACTCTACAAGGCGAAATAAACGCTCTGACGGTCGAAAAACTGCGTGGCGAAGGCGCCAAGCGGGAGACGCTGATGTGGTTCGCCCCAAAATTCAACTACGCGCTGGTGCAATTACTGCAAACCGAGCCTGATGGCAGCCGCTACGAGCTCAACCTGAAAAGCATAAAACAGCTTTAA
- a CDS encoding valine--pyruvate transaminase, whose protein sequence is MKLSAFGQKFTADAGITSLMDDLGNAMASGDDLIMMGGGNPGHIPEIQQRVREILVQISQSDDDMRRLVGVYDPPQGEKQFIAALAELLSREYGWDLTSENIALTNGSQAAFFMLFNMFGGDYGDGVHKHILLPLAPEYIGYADAGIDADLFHAVQPDISFTDAHEFKYRIDFDAVEVTGETGAICVSRPTNPTGNVITDDELAQLEILARRQNIPLIVDGAYGTPFPSLLFTEAKPTWNEQIILCLSLSKLGLPAARTGIVIAAAPTIKALASINAIMNLATGSFGAMLAEPLVRSGEILTLSRDVVCPFYKAKMQRAVAAFTGAMEDASCRWYIHKPEGAMFLWLWFPDLPITSLELYQRLKLRGVLVVSGHYFFPGLSEDGWNHRDECLRVTYSQDDERVAEGLRIIAEEVKAVWVEAEAAG, encoded by the coding sequence ATGAAACTCTCTGCGTTTGGCCAGAAATTTACGGCGGATGCCGGTATTACCTCGTTGATGGATGATTTAGGTAACGCCATGGCCTCGGGTGATGACCTGATCATGATGGGCGGCGGCAACCCCGGTCATATTCCGGAGATACAACAGCGGGTTCGGGAGATTCTTGTTCAGATCAGCCAGAGTGACGACGATATGCGCCGCCTGGTGGGCGTTTATGATCCTCCCCAAGGCGAAAAGCAGTTTATCGCCGCGTTGGCGGAATTATTGAGCCGTGAGTATGGTTGGGACCTGACCAGCGAGAACATTGCGCTCACCAATGGCAGCCAGGCAGCATTTTTTATGCTGTTCAATATGTTCGGTGGTGATTACGGCGATGGCGTGCACAAACACATTCTGTTGCCGCTGGCACCGGAGTACATCGGTTACGCCGACGCGGGCATAGACGCGGACTTGTTTCACGCGGTGCAGCCTGATATTTCCTTCACCGACGCCCACGAGTTCAAATACCGAATCGACTTTGACGCGGTAGAAGTGACCGGCGAAACCGGCGCTATTTGTGTGTCCAGGCCAACCAACCCTACCGGCAACGTCATTACCGATGACGAGCTGGCGCAATTGGAAATCCTGGCGCGGCGCCAAAATATCCCTCTGATTGTGGATGGCGCTTACGGTACACCGTTTCCCAGTCTGTTGTTTACCGAAGCCAAACCGACCTGGAACGAGCAAATTATTCTTTGTTTGAGCCTGTCCAAACTGGGCTTGCCTGCGGCTCGCACCGGTATTGTGATTGCTGCAGCGCCTACCATCAAGGCGCTGGCAAGCATTAATGCGATCATGAATCTGGCTACTGGGAGCTTTGGTGCCATGCTGGCGGAGCCGTTGGTGCGCTCGGGGGAGATCCTGACACTAAGCCGTGACGTGGTATGCCCGTTCTATAAGGCCAAAATGCAGCGCGCCGTGGCAGCATTCACCGGCGCCATGGAAGATGCGTCGTGCCGCTGGTATATCCACAAACCCGAGGGCGCGATGTTCCTGTGGCTGTGGTTTCCGGATTTACCGATTACCAGCCTGGAACTGTATCAGCGCTTGAAGCTTCGCGGTGTGTTGGTGGTGTCTGGTCATTACTTTTTCCCGGGGCTATCCGAGGATGGCTGGAATCACCGTGACGAGTGCCTGCGGGTGACCTATTCGCAGGACGACGAGCGGGTTGCCGAAGGGCTGAGGATTATTGCTGAAGAAGTTAAAGCGGTTTGGGTTGAGGCTGAAGCTGCGGGCTAA